GCATGAAATTGTGAACGCTGTCAGAATCAATATCAATGGATAGATTGTTATTTTCTTCATATAACCATCCCCTGGCTGAATATCCGATTATAAGTTTTACTGAAATTGTTAATTATTTCACTTCGCTTTCGTCTCTGTTAAATATAATATTTCTTTCGCTTAATTCACTTATAAATTTCCCAAGATTCAACGCTTTTTCCTGTGGCAGCGCGCCCGGACCATTCGTTAAATTTCTGCCGAGCATCTGACCCACAATAGCAGCTGAATACCCTGTTGTCCGCATCATTGAAGTCATTTCATTTTTTGTGTCATAATGGTCAATTAGATCGTAGGTCACTTTGACTTTTTTACCTGATTTGACACCAACTACTTCAATTTTTACCAGCGTTACATCCATACCTTCTTTGGGAAGATTCTTCTCTAATAAACTCGCTAACAGGTTTCTTGGAACAACGCTTACACTGTCAATATTCACCTCTTCTAAATCAGCCAATCCGATGTCGAACATCGCTTTTATCAAATCCCGGTGTCCTTTGTACCGAATAGTTTTATAATCGAGATTTTTTACTTTGTCTTTGAAAGTTTCGGGTAGCGTAGAAGTTCCTCCCAGTGTATAGAATGCTTCCATATTCTTAAAATCTTCTCCGATATCAAGTGTCTCCAATCCGCTCAATGTGGGTACTTTTTTAATTTCACCCTCCTCAATAACTGTCGCTTCCCCCATATACTCATTTAGCAAGCCGTGAACTGAAAACAATTGCATATAATTTAATGGTGGAACGGGATTTATCGGAAGACCTCCCACTCTGATTTTTGCGCTCTCAACAGATTCAAATTCATCAATGATATATGCAGTTACAACATTTGCCATACCCGGCGCCAAGCCGCAGTCCGGTATGATAGTGACACCTTGTTTCACAGCGTCATCGTTTAAATTAAGCTCCTGATAGACTATGTCCGTATTCCCTCCAAGATCGCAAAAATTACATCCTGATTCAATTGCGGTTCTTGCCAAATCAAGGTTGAACATATACGGAACAGCGCTGATTACCACAGAATTTCCTTCCATAAGAGAGGCAACATCTTTGAGGTTTGTTACATCTACAACAGCTTTGTGGAGTTTGGGATTCTCAATTCCTCTCATAGATTCAGTTACCTGATTCTCAGAAATGTCTGCCACCATAACCTGTAATACGTCTTCTTGATTCAAACAATCAAAAGCAATCGCTCTTCCCATCCTACCCGTACCGAGAATAAGAATATTCATCTAAGTGTAGTTTCTACTA
The window above is part of the Candidatus Neomarinimicrobiota bacterium genome. Proteins encoded here:
- a CDS encoding saccharopine dehydrogenase NADP-binding domain-containing protein; translation: MNILILGTGRMGRAIAFDCLNQEDVLQVMVADISENQVTESMRGIENPKLHKAVVDVTNLKDVASLMEGNSVVISAVPYMFNLDLARTAIESGCNFCDLGGNTDIVYQELNLNDDAVKQGVTIIPDCGLAPGMANVVTAYIIDEFESVESAKIRVGGLPINPVPPLNYMQLFSVHGLLNEYMGEATVIEEGEIKKVPTLSGLETLDIGEDFKNMEAFYTLGGTSTLPETFKDKVKNLDYKTIRYKGHRDLIKAMFDIGLADLEEVNIDSVSVVPRNLLASLLEKNLPKEGMDVTLVKIEVVGVKSGKKVKVTYDLIDHYDTKNEMTSMMRTTGYSAAIVGQMLGRNLTNGPGALPQEKALNLGKFISELSERNIIFNRDESEVK